A genomic segment from Alteribacillus bidgolensis encodes:
- the flgK gene encoding flagellar hook-associated protein FlgK translates to MSSTFHGLETARRGMNTQQAALHTTGHNISNANTEGYTRQRVNFAQTEPYPNAARNAPRTPGQIGTGVEADFIQRVRENYLDIQYRGENAQASYWETRYDSLERIEDLMNEPSKEGIATTMDEFWNALQDLSVNPEDSGARSVVRQRGMALAETFNYVSDSLQSNKKDVGEELKTTASQINSILSQINDVNKEIGRVEPHKQMPNDMYDERGRLLDEISSLVNIDVQRNETKGHALDAAEGTVNVFMTDEEGNRLTTLVDGENKDFKELSLEDEEDGQHTYISSASFDWYADNGEELVEEDDSPDVSFLQSPGKLKALVESFGYQTEEDDTTKGTYPGLIDDLDNMVKTFTDKFNEVHESGWNLRDINSGEKGSSIPFFAFDGTEEQKGYASALQVHEDIEEDLDNIAASSPTELTLTVKEGSQDQAGPTLSGKYEEDGPKELQVRYTDEDGWQYSLVGTDEAEQWEDIEEGSETVDGLTINVEGLDDPEDGTVWSYDEPIINGTGPQAFAGDGSNALNLANVKDANLDFDGESTTNVQSYYQGVIGEMAVDTDEAQQKMHNTDNLRENVNNRRQEVSSVSLDEEMTNMIQFQHAYNASARNITMIDEMLDRIINNMGVVGR, encoded by the coding sequence ATGTCTTCTACTTTTCATGGACTAGAAACAGCGCGGCGCGGCATGAATACGCAGCAAGCCGCATTGCATACAACCGGTCACAATATTTCAAACGCTAATACAGAAGGCTACACCCGCCAGCGCGTGAACTTTGCGCAGACAGAGCCATATCCGAATGCAGCAAGGAACGCTCCGCGGACGCCCGGACAAATCGGGACCGGGGTAGAAGCGGACTTTATTCAACGCGTACGGGAAAACTATCTTGATATTCAATACCGCGGCGAAAATGCGCAGGCCAGTTACTGGGAAACACGTTACGATTCGTTAGAAAGAATAGAAGACTTGATGAACGAGCCATCAAAGGAAGGCATTGCGACGACGATGGATGAATTTTGGAATGCGCTGCAGGATTTATCGGTGAACCCAGAAGATTCCGGGGCCCGCTCTGTTGTGCGCCAGCGCGGCATGGCTCTAGCGGAAACATTTAATTACGTGTCAGACTCTCTGCAATCGAATAAAAAAGATGTAGGAGAAGAGCTGAAAACAACCGCAAGCCAAATCAATTCGATCCTAAGCCAAATTAATGATGTAAACAAAGAGATCGGCCGTGTCGAGCCGCACAAACAAATGCCAAATGATATGTATGATGAACGCGGCCGTCTCCTGGATGAAATTTCCAGTTTAGTAAACATTGACGTACAGCGAAATGAAACAAAAGGCCACGCCCTTGATGCGGCAGAAGGCACGGTCAATGTATTCATGACCGATGAAGAAGGCAACCGCCTCACAACCCTAGTAGACGGCGAAAATAAAGACTTCAAAGAGCTCAGCTTAGAAGATGAAGAGGACGGCCAGCACACGTATATTTCGAGCGCATCATTTGATTGGTATGCCGATAACGGCGAGGAGCTGGTAGAAGAAGACGATTCACCTGATGTCTCCTTCCTGCAGTCTCCAGGGAAGTTAAAAGCGCTCGTAGAATCTTTTGGATATCAAACAGAAGAAGATGACACAACGAAAGGAACCTATCCAGGATTAATTGACGACCTCGATAACATGGTCAAAACGTTTACAGATAAATTTAATGAGGTCCATGAGAGCGGCTGGAATTTACGTGACATAAACAGCGGAGAAAAAGGCAGCTCGATTCCATTTTTCGCTTTCGATGGAACAGAAGAACAAAAAGGATATGCCAGCGCTCTTCAAGTACATGAAGACATAGAAGAGGACTTAGACAACATAGCCGCTTCCTCTCCAACTGAATTGACACTGACGGTGAAAGAAGGAAGTCAAGACCAGGCAGGCCCGACGCTTTCTGGCAAGTATGAGGAAGATGGACCAAAAGAACTGCAGGTCCGATATACTGATGAGGATGGCTGGCAATATTCTTTAGTGGGGACAGACGAAGCAGAACAATGGGAAGATATAGAAGAAGGTTCAGAAACAGTAGATGGTTTGACCATCAATGTGGAAGGCCTCGACGATCCAGAAGACGGAACAGTTTGGTCTTATGACGAACCGATTATCAATGGAACCGGACCACAAGCGTTTGCGGGAGACGGCTCCAATGCCCTGAATCTCGCTAATGTAAAAGATGCGAACCTCGATTTTGACGGCGAAAGCACAACCAATGTGCAAAGCTACTACCAGGGAGTAATTGGGGAAATGGCGGTGGACACCGATGAAGCCCAGCAGAAAATGCACAATACCGATAACTTGCGTGAAAACGTGAATAACCGCCGTCAAGAAGTAAGCAGTGTTTCTCTCGATGAAGAAATGACCAACATGATCCAGTTTCAGCATGCGTACAATGCCTCCGCACGAAACATTACAATGATTGATGAAATGCTGGATCGTATTATTAACAACATGGGTGTTGTTGGAAGGTAG
- a CDS encoding flagellar protein FlgN translates to MSVKTIFEAMALLVRQHKELNVISAEKTELIKANDTKKLAILLKKESKHIRTIEKKEKDRQDAVHQYLNSKGETKAEGTVSVLLKHLPVSYHEPLIKLQESLLQEMGNLRKKEALNRTLVEDSLHFVQMTMDMIQPDPEAVHYTHPDSSENDQHQRYSIFDSKA, encoded by the coding sequence ATGTCCGTCAAAACCATTTTTGAAGCCATGGCCCTGCTCGTTAGGCAGCATAAAGAATTAAATGTAATATCTGCTGAAAAAACAGAGTTAATTAAAGCAAACGATACAAAAAAACTGGCCATTCTTTTAAAAAAAGAAAGCAAACATATACGAACGATAGAAAAAAAGGAAAAAGACAGGCAGGATGCGGTGCATCAATATTTAAACAGTAAAGGCGAAACGAAAGCAGAAGGCACTGTCAGTGTCCTGTTAAAACATTTGCCCGTAAGCTATCATGAACCTTTAATCAAATTGCAGGAAAGCCTGCTGCAGGAGATGGGTAATTTGCGCAAAAAAGAAGCACTCAATCGTACATTAGTCGAAGATTCGCTTCATTTTGTACAAATGACGATGGACATGATTCAGCCCGACCCAGAAGCCGTTCATTATACCCATCCAGACAGCTCAGAAAACGACCAGCATCAAAGATACTCTATTTTTGATTCGAAAGCTTAA
- the flgM gene encoding flagellar biosynthesis anti-sigma factor FlgM, giving the protein MKINPLGPMNNPYNKQTAPQHADKTESPKNERDKVEISSTAKQMQQGEIDTARQEKIDALKQKVESGTYQVDPKEAAKKFIDFWSGK; this is encoded by the coding sequence TTGAAAATAAATCCTCTCGGACCAATGAACAATCCATATAACAAACAAACAGCACCGCAGCACGCAGATAAAACGGAATCACCTAAAAACGAGCGTGATAAAGTAGAAATTTCCAGCACGGCAAAACAAATGCAGCAAGGGGAAATCGACACAGCTCGTCAGGAGAAAATAGACGCTTTGAAACAGAAAGTAGAATCGGGCACCTATCAGGTCGATCCAAAAGAAGCGGCGAAAAAATTTATTGATTTTTGGTCCGGAAAATAA
- a CDS encoding TIGR03826 family flagellar region protein, producing the protein MQNLENCPRCGTLFVKSLRPVCNDCHRAIEEKFQTVYTFIRKRENRSATMMEVVKGTRVEREDITRFIKEGRLHLNQFPNLEYPCESCGKDISEGRICKSCKGSIESGIQAEKREKEREERVKEEERSRYTAYHSLNDRLK; encoded by the coding sequence ATGCAAAATTTAGAAAATTGCCCCCGCTGCGGTACATTGTTTGTGAAATCACTACGACCGGTATGCAACGATTGTCATCGTGCGATTGAAGAAAAATTTCAAACCGTATATACTTTTATCCGAAAACGAGAAAATCGTTCCGCCACCATGATGGAAGTTGTGAAAGGCACCAGGGTTGAGCGCGAAGACATTACCCGGTTTATTAAAGAAGGCCGCCTTCACTTGAATCAATTTCCAAATCTCGAATATCCATGTGAATCATGCGGAAAAGACATTAGTGAAGGCCGCATTTGCAAAAGCTGTAAAGGCAGCATAGAAAGCGGCATACAAGCGGAGAAGAGGGAAAAAGAACGGGAAGAGCGTGTTAAAGAAGAAGAACGATCACGTTACACTGCCTATCATTCTTTAAATGACCGTCTAAAATGA
- a CDS encoding ComF family protein: MNCQAGALFYRFFLLPCCVKAVKISLKLAGPSCNICSRPQPVNEVCEDCKRWESDPDWQGILDHNRSLYRYNDIMQEIIAQWKYRGDAVLALIFRENIRKFYLHHYTDYIPVPIPLSSKRLQERGFNQSELLADFTNEPLAFYEKWQLFTRKSSHVPAVSPILERTIHEEKQSKKSRRERLSSKENPFQLSSDLELSVNSKNIILLDDIYTTGTTLRKASKLLKEHGAKSVCAITLARG; encoded by the coding sequence ATGAACTGCCAAGCTGGAGCACTCTTTTACCGCTTTTTCCTCCTTCCTTGTTGTGTGAAAGCTGTGAAAATCAGCTTGAAGCTAGCTGGACCGAGCTGTAACATATGCAGCCGTCCCCAACCAGTAAATGAAGTATGTGAGGATTGCAAGCGATGGGAAAGTGACCCGGATTGGCAGGGCATCCTTGATCATAATCGTTCGCTTTACCGTTACAATGACATCATGCAAGAAATCATTGCACAGTGGAAATATCGCGGCGATGCGGTTTTGGCTCTTATTTTTCGCGAAAATATCCGGAAGTTTTATCTTCACCATTATACGGATTATATTCCTGTCCCTATTCCGCTAAGTTCCAAACGCTTGCAAGAACGGGGGTTTAATCAGTCAGAGCTGCTCGCTGATTTTACCAACGAGCCGCTTGCTTTCTATGAAAAGTGGCAGCTTTTTACACGAAAATCCTCACACGTTCCTGCCGTTTCACCTATATTAGAACGAACCATCCATGAAGAAAAACAAAGCAAAAAGTCGCGCCGAGAACGTCTTTCATCCAAAGAAAACCCATTTCAACTATCTTCTGACTTAGAACTTTCTGTAAACAGTAAAAATATTATTCTTTTGGACGATATTTATACTACAGGGACTACGTTACGTAAAGCGTCCAAGCTTTTAAAAGAGCACGGCGCAAAAAGCGTTTGCGCTATCACATTAGCAAGAGGATAA
- a CDS encoding helicase-related protein: protein MQAWCEKHILSQTPAFLFVPSVQVLETITAILKKYHSSVEGVHSADEDRLSKVAAFRKGTCPLLVTTTILERGVTVPGAEAAVFGAEEDIFTESALVQIAGRVGRSKDQPDGDVVFFHVGKTNAMLAARRHILTMNKAPANGEENTYVKSKHR, encoded by the coding sequence GTGCAAGCGTGGTGTGAAAAACATATCTTAAGCCAAACGCCAGCTTTTTTATTTGTTCCGTCTGTCCAAGTGTTAGAAACTATCACTGCTATTCTAAAAAAATATCATTCTTCTGTTGAAGGCGTACATAGTGCCGATGAAGACCGGCTTTCAAAAGTGGCAGCTTTTCGAAAAGGCACATGTCCGCTGCTTGTGACAACGACGATTTTAGAGCGCGGAGTGACGGTCCCTGGAGCAGAAGCAGCGGTGTTTGGTGCAGAAGAAGATATTTTTACAGAAAGTGCGCTCGTTCAGATTGCAGGACGGGTGGGGCGAAGTAAAGATCAGCCCGATGGAGATGTCGTATTTTTTCATGTTGGCAAAACAAACGCTATGCTGGCAGCCCGCCGTCATATTTTAACCATGAATAAAGCTCCAGCTAATGGGGAGGAGAATACTTATGTTAAAAGCAAGCATCGCTGA
- a CDS encoding DEAD/DEAH box helicase family protein, which yields MRYCHVLLPDKTEPVCLPEICVEEKDVIQHGPDVIISLPDLPHPPQPALESENTPSLQSILYGKELLLEEIQCTWEELNPFLRAGLVTVRAGLHPTKNGYKCRRCHNSDPARFGVFFCARCQKDCAYCRHCIMMGRISTCSALFRWNGPPSSFSPHISLHWDGIFSKGQKRATETIIQTIKEKDELLVWAVCGAGKTEILFPGIETALQSGQRVLLATPRTDVVLELLPRFRHVFPEAIIAGLYGKSEEKQILAQLVIATTHQTMRFADAFDTVIIDEVDAFPYTAETSLVQAVQKGKRKMPPRFISPRRQPIRCKSVYKNTPFP from the coding sequence ATGCGTTATTGTCATGTTCTTTTACCGGATAAAACCGAGCCGGTATGCCTTCCGGAGATCTGTGTTGAAGAAAAGGACGTCATTCAGCACGGTCCAGATGTCATCATCAGCCTTCCTGACTTACCTCATCCTCCGCAGCCTGCCCTTGAATCAGAAAATACCCCATCCTTACAAAGCATTTTATATGGAAAAGAACTGCTGTTAGAAGAAATCCAATGCACCTGGGAGGAGCTGAATCCATTTTTACGAGCAGGATTAGTTACGGTCCGCGCAGGATTGCATCCTACAAAAAACGGATACAAATGCCGGCGCTGTCACAACTCTGACCCAGCACGGTTCGGCGTATTTTTCTGTGCGCGCTGCCAGAAAGACTGCGCTTACTGCAGGCATTGCATCATGATGGGAAGAATCAGTACGTGTTCGGCTCTTTTTCGCTGGAATGGACCGCCGTCCTCCTTTTCGCCGCACATCTCACTTCATTGGGACGGCATTTTTTCAAAAGGTCAAAAACGGGCCACAGAGACGATCATACAAACGATAAAGGAGAAAGACGAGCTGCTTGTTTGGGCGGTGTGCGGCGCAGGTAAAACAGAGATTTTATTTCCCGGAATCGAAACAGCGCTTCAAAGCGGCCAGCGTGTATTGCTTGCCACTCCGCGCACCGATGTCGTCTTAGAACTGCTTCCCCGATTCAGACATGTTTTCCCCGAAGCCATCATCGCTGGACTTTACGGCAAAAGTGAAGAAAAACAGATTCTCGCACAGCTTGTCATTGCGACTACCCATCAAACGATGCGCTTTGCGGATGCTTTTGACACCGTCATTATTGATGAAGTTGATGCGTTTCCGTATACGGCAGAGACATCACTTGTGCAAGCTGTCCAAAAAGGAAAAAGAAAGATGCCGCCACGATTTATCTCACCGCGACGCCAACCAATACGCTGCAAAAGCGTGTACAAAAACACACCCTTCCCGTAA
- a CDS encoding DegV family protein encodes MAKIVIVTDSTAYLPAEVTEKENITVVPLSVVFGNEAYEEETELSAADFYDKLKQTEELPTTSQPPLGKFVDTFEKLAKDYEEIITIHLSSSISGTYQTALTAGEQIEGVQVYGFDSEISCMPQGYYVIEAARMARDGETVDTILDRLEDMKQSTRAYFMVDNLNHLHRGGRLTGAQALVGSLLQIKPILHFENKQIVPFEKVRTEKKALNRVFQLFDEDAKKESSIRATVIHANRPDKAEAIKEQLSEKYPHAVIDVSYFGAVIGTHLGEGSLGIGWCKM; translated from the coding sequence ATGGCGAAAATCGTGATTGTCACAGACAGCACTGCTTATCTTCCAGCGGAGGTAACGGAAAAAGAAAATATTACCGTGGTACCGCTTAGCGTCGTTTTTGGAAATGAGGCATATGAAGAAGAGACGGAATTGTCGGCGGCCGATTTTTACGATAAATTAAAACAGACAGAGGAGCTGCCGACGACGTCCCAGCCGCCTTTAGGGAAGTTTGTGGATACCTTTGAGAAACTGGCGAAAGACTATGAAGAAATCATTACGATTCATTTATCAAGCAGCATCAGCGGTACGTATCAAACAGCGCTGACAGCTGGAGAACAAATCGAAGGTGTACAAGTGTACGGTTTTGATTCAGAAATCAGCTGTATGCCGCAGGGGTATTATGTGATTGAAGCCGCCCGGATGGCGAGAGATGGAGAAACGGTGGATACGATTTTAGACCGGCTCGAGGACATGAAACAAAGTACACGTGCGTATTTTATGGTGGACAACCTTAACCATCTTCATCGCGGCGGCCGTTTAACCGGAGCACAGGCTTTGGTCGGAAGTTTGCTGCAAATTAAACCGATTCTTCATTTTGAAAACAAACAAATCGTGCCGTTTGAAAAAGTTCGTACGGAGAAAAAAGCATTAAACCGGGTGTTCCAACTGTTCGATGAAGATGCGAAAAAGGAATCGTCAATAAGGGCAACGGTAATACATGCTAACCGCCCGGACAAAGCGGAAGCCATAAAAGAGCAGCTTTCGGAAAAATATCCTCATGCGGTGATCGATGTCAGTTATTTTGGAGCCGTCATCGGTACGCATCTTGGCGAAGGCAGCCTTGGTATTGGCTGGTGCAAAATGTAA
- a CDS encoding response regulator, translating to MQESIDNNIRLILIDDHQLFREGVKRILDMEPNFEVVAEGDDGDEAIKLVEENDPDVVLMDINMPGTNGVEATRNLIETFPETKVLILSIHDDETYVTHVLKTGASGYLLKEMDADALIEAVKVVGRGGAYIHPKVTHNLINEYRRLASGDEGAEDAAEIGFKEVEYRKPLHILTRRECEVLQLMTDGYSNRMIGETLYISEKTVKNHVSNILQKMNVNDRTQAVVESIKKGWVKVR from the coding sequence ATGCAGGAATCAATAGATAATAACATTAGACTAATCCTCATAGATGATCATCAGCTTTTCAGAGAAGGGGTTAAACGTATTTTAGATATGGAACCCAACTTTGAAGTAGTTGCAGAAGGCGATGACGGAGATGAAGCCATTAAGCTTGTAGAAGAAAATGACCCTGATGTGGTTCTCATGGATATTAACATGCCAGGCACAAATGGTGTAGAAGCAACCCGAAACTTAATTGAAACATTCCCAGAAACCAAAGTATTAATCCTCTCAATTCACGATGATGAGACATACGTCACACACGTGCTGAAAACCGGAGCATCCGGTTATCTGCTAAAAGAGATGGATGCGGACGCTTTAATTGAAGCAGTAAAAGTCGTCGGACGAGGCGGAGCATACATTCATCCAAAAGTGACGCATAACTTAATTAACGAATACCGCCGTCTTGCCTCTGGTGATGAAGGAGCAGAAGATGCAGCCGAAATCGGATTTAAAGAAGTCGAATATCGGAAACCTCTCCATATTCTGACCCGCCGCGAATGCGAAGTGCTCCAGCTGATGACCGACGGCTACAGCAATCGCATGATCGGCGAAACGTTATATATCAGTGAAAAAACCGTTAAAAACCACGTAAGCAACATATTGCAAAAAATGAATGTCAATGACCGAACCCAAGCCGTCGTAGAGTCCATTAAAAAAGGATGGGTCAAAGTAAGATAA
- a CDS encoding sensor histidine kinase, which produces MSIKLTLDEIIDKMLNTVDYSKEQIFEISENSREEYESLKQELKDIREKVAAVIDKSEKTDMHARFARNRLAQVSRHFKSFSNEEVKKAYEQANELQVELAILQQEEKQLRERRDQVERRLIQLEGTIDRAETLVSQVSVVYNFLAGDLKEVGEMVEDAKEKQQFGLKIIEVQEEERKRVAREIHDGPAQMLANVLLRSELVERVRNEKGMDAAVEEIRDLRVLIRSSLAEVRRIIYDLRPMALDDLGLIPTLNKYLKNVEEHTGLNIRFTHMGRDLRLSPNLEVGLFRLVQEAVQNAYKHADPHEVQVKVELKPTRVVIVIKDDGKGFDTAKTSKEKSFGLMGMRERINALKGELTIDSALNKGTVVMIQVPAEGAKT; this is translated from the coding sequence TTGTCAATAAAGCTGACACTTGATGAAATCATCGACAAAATGTTGAATACAGTAGACTACAGCAAAGAACAAATCTTTGAAATCAGCGAAAACTCCCGGGAAGAATATGAATCACTTAAGCAGGAGCTAAAAGATATACGGGAGAAAGTTGCCGCTGTTATTGATAAATCTGAGAAAACAGATATGCACGCTCGTTTTGCGAGAAACCGCCTTGCCCAAGTAAGCCGCCATTTTAAAAGCTTTAGCAACGAAGAAGTAAAGAAGGCCTATGAGCAGGCAAATGAGCTGCAAGTGGAGCTTGCGATATTGCAGCAGGAAGAAAAACAGCTTCGCGAACGGCGGGATCAAGTCGAACGGCGTCTTATTCAATTAGAAGGAACCATTGATAGAGCAGAAACGCTCGTCAGTCAAGTTTCCGTTGTATATAACTTTTTAGCCGGAGATTTAAAAGAAGTCGGTGAAATGGTTGAAGATGCCAAAGAAAAGCAGCAATTTGGTTTGAAAATTATTGAAGTGCAGGAAGAAGAGAGAAAACGCGTCGCGCGGGAAATTCACGACGGTCCCGCTCAGATGCTTGCCAATGTACTTCTTCGCTCCGAGCTGGTAGAACGAGTTCGAAACGAAAAAGGTATGGATGCTGCAGTAGAGGAAATCCGTGACTTACGTGTTTTGATCCGCTCAAGTTTAGCCGAAGTAAGGCGTATCATTTACGACCTCCGTCCAATGGCTCTTGATGATCTAGGACTCATCCCTACATTGAACAAGTACTTGAAAAACGTCGAAGAGCATACCGGATTAAATATCCGTTTCACTCATATGGGACGGGACCTCCGGCTCTCGCCCAATTTAGAGGTAGGACTTTTTCGGCTGGTACAGGAAGCAGTCCAAAATGCGTACAAACATGCAGACCCTCATGAAGTCCAGGTGAAAGTTGAGTTGAAACCTACACGCGTTGTTATCGTCATAAAGGATGACGGTAAAGGTTTTGATACAGCCAAAACCAGCAAGGAAAAATCATTTGGGCTGATGGGCATGAGAGAAAGAATTAATGCCTTAAAAGGGGAGCTGACGATTGATTCCGCTCTGAATAAAGGAACCGTCGTCATGATACAAGTTCCGGCAGAGGGAGCAAAAACGTAA
- a CDS encoding YigZ family protein — protein MLASYYTMKTSGTNEIVINKSRFIAHVKRVTNEAEAQEFIQSIKKEHWNATHNCSAYMIGEKDEIQKANDDGEPSGTAGVPMLEVLKKRHLKDTCVVVTRYFGGIKLGAGGLIRAYGSAVTEGINAAGVVERTLMKVLSVRVDYTWLGKVENELRQSSYIMKNIEYEEKVSLFAYVPVESVQSFHKWITNITNGQGQIDEQEETYLETDVPL, from the coding sequence ATGCTTGCATCATACTATACTATGAAAACCAGTGGAACAAACGAAATTGTCATAAATAAGTCCCGATTTATTGCACATGTCAAACGTGTTACAAATGAAGCAGAAGCGCAAGAATTTATCCAATCGATAAAAAAAGAACATTGGAATGCCACCCACAACTGTTCTGCATATATGATTGGTGAAAAAGATGAAATACAAAAAGCAAATGATGACGGAGAACCAAGCGGAACGGCTGGAGTCCCAATGCTTGAAGTCTTAAAAAAACGACACCTTAAAGATACTTGTGTAGTCGTCACACGTTACTTTGGCGGTATAAAACTTGGAGCCGGCGGACTGATTAGAGCTTATGGATCTGCGGTGACAGAAGGCATTAATGCTGCAGGCGTTGTCGAAAGAACACTCATGAAAGTCTTGTCAGTCCGTGTTGACTATACGTGGCTGGGAAAAGTAGAAAACGAACTAAGGCAGTCTTCTTATATAATGAAAAATATTGAATACGAAGAAAAAGTTTCCCTTTTTGCTTATGTTCCTGTTGAATCGGTCCAGTCCTTTCATAAATGGATAACGAACATAACGAACGGCCAGGGCCAGATTGATGAACAAGAAGAAACATATCTTGAAACAGACGTGCCTTTATAA
- a CDS encoding LCP family protein codes for MGKEVPNTRLRRHRRRRRRFLKIFMLIGLVSFLILGGGLGYFAWKLSDVAADTQETLDRGQKSEKREEAVDPKQDNISVLFLGVDDRSGELEGRTDAMVLATFNKDEESVKMTSFPRDSLVTIPQHGEDKITHAHAFGGTDLAIQTVEELLDIPVDYYVKLNFDAFIEIINALDGIEVDVPFSFTEQDSEGNHDAISIQEGRQHLNGEEALAYARMRKQDPRGDLGRGERQQEIIAALIRRSASISSIRNYDEVLTSLEKHMKMNFSFGNLISLHRYADSISDIERLQIQGQDLNLDAGYYYQLNDQSTQEISQELKAHLEIDVPENQDNFQSNEEESSNQQAQSNEW; via the coding sequence ATGGGGAAAGAAGTGCCTAATACAAGGCTGCGGCGTCACAGACGCAGAAGACGGCGTTTTTTAAAAATATTTATGCTCATCGGCCTTGTTTCGTTTTTAATACTAGGAGGCGGTTTAGGCTATTTTGCCTGGAAACTTAGTGATGTAGCGGCTGACACCCAAGAGACCCTTGACCGCGGTCAAAAATCAGAGAAAAGAGAAGAAGCTGTTGATCCTAAACAGGATAACATTTCTGTTTTGTTCCTCGGAGTGGATGATAGAAGCGGTGAATTGGAAGGACGAACCGATGCAATGGTTTTGGCCACGTTTAACAAAGACGAAGAATCGGTTAAAATGACCAGCTTTCCGCGCGACTCGCTTGTAACCATCCCGCAGCATGGGGAAGATAAAATTACTCATGCTCATGCTTTTGGGGGAACGGACCTGGCCATTCAAACCGTGGAAGAATTATTAGATATTCCTGTCGATTACTATGTAAAATTAAATTTTGATGCTTTTATTGAAATTATTAACGCTTTAGATGGTATAGAAGTGGACGTACCTTTTTCGTTTACAGAGCAAGATAGCGAAGGCAATCACGATGCGATTTCTATTCAAGAGGGAAGACAGCACCTTAACGGAGAAGAAGCATTAGCTTATGCGAGGATGAGAAAACAAGATCCTCGCGGAGACCTTGGCCGCGGCGAGCGTCAGCAAGAAATTATTGCAGCATTAATTCGTCGAAGCGCTTCTATTTCTTCTATTCGTAATTATGATGAAGTACTCACCAGCCTTGAAAAGCATATGAAAATGAATTTTTCGTTTGGCAATTTAATATCTTTACATCGCTATGCTGATTCCATCAGTGACATTGAACGCCTTCAAATACAGGGACAAGATCTCAATTTAGATGCAGGATATTATTATCAGCTAAACGACCAATCGACACAAGAAATTTCCCAGGAATTAAAAGCTCATCTAGAAATCGATGTTCCTGAAAATCAAGATAATTTCCAGTCAAACGAAGAAGAAAGTTCAAACCAGCAAGCTCAATCAAATGAATGGTAA
- a CDS encoding small multi-drug export protein yields the protein MFLSYLLVFVLAAIPLFELIAVIPLAIIGGLSPVPSAILGFLGNAVTVVLVIIFIDKVRQWLRTRKQNRKEESGQEGETLENHEEMERSKKGKRARMLFDKYGLPGLAIIGPFFVGSHISAFMGMSFSSKRKMVTSWMLTSLLLWTVITAVASSYGVTYYMPNVEEEGILIRIFQT from the coding sequence ATGTTTTTATCGTATTTATTAGTATTCGTATTAGCCGCCATCCCGTTATTTGAACTGATTGCGGTTATTCCGTTGGCGATCATTGGAGGGCTGTCTCCGGTTCCATCGGCGATACTGGGTTTTTTAGGAAACGCCGTTACAGTCGTATTAGTGATCATTTTTATTGATAAAGTAAGGCAATGGCTGCGAACGAGGAAACAGAATCGTAAAGAAGAAAGCGGACAAGAAGGAGAAACATTAGAGAATCATGAAGAAATGGAACGTTCAAAAAAGGGAAAACGAGCGAGGATGCTTTTTGATAAATATGGTTTGCCCGGATTAGCTATCATTGGTCCCTTTTTCGTTGGTTCCCATATTTCTGCTTTTATGGGTATGAGCTTTAGTTCCAAAAGAAAAATGGTAACAAGTTGGATGCTTACTAGCTTATTATTATGGACAGTTATCACTGCAGTTGCTTCAAGCTACGGAGTAACCTATTACATGCCGAACGTAGAAGAAGAGGGAATTTTAATACGCATTTTTCAAACCTAA
- a CDS encoding helix-turn-helix transcriptional regulator: MLQNRVKELRARHNYTQSDLGKAVGATRQTIGMIEKGDYAPSVLLALRIAQAFDTKLEEVFWIEGGE, translated from the coding sequence ATGCTGCAGAATAGAGTGAAAGAATTGAGAGCGAGACATAATTATACCCAGTCTGATTTAGGTAAAGCAGTCGGAGCCACTCGCCAAACAATTGGCATGATTGAAAAGGGCGACTACGCACCCTCTGTTTTATTAGCTCTTAGAATTGCACAGGCTTTTGATACGAAATTAGAGGAAGTATTTTGGATTGAAGGAGGAGAATAG